In the genome of Dioscorea cayenensis subsp. rotundata cultivar TDr96_F1 chromosome 1, TDr96_F1_v2_PseudoChromosome.rev07_lg8_w22 25.fasta, whole genome shotgun sequence, one region contains:
- the LOC120281070 gene encoding uncharacterized protein LOC120281070 gives MHLPDSTLDQISKLARTFLWSNGSNVRCFHSIGWSVTTLKKSEGGLGLRNLRLVRHSLMAKNIFAILNSDSKIWVDIFNHKYSNWHPWSVVSPSKSSWFFKSISRSAQCLKMHLRILRANPNDLDLLRDPCLLDLPILFKPTYLNMDFNFDNLHFSGLFLVDGINTPLFHNIFGHNIDWDWINTIRFDLNSHNHWVWGPSSHFSSVAAAVYDCLISFDISPWSGWNCIWKLCILPRTKTFIWKLGHGKLPSGDYLYNLNIGPPSLCPFCGLAPETASHIIWNCCKIYPIWEFLCATFNLDPIIISGFCSSNWLTSRISSMFSNDFFKALIATIAWIIWKDRCNLIFKNWQPKFHTIYSRAWRLCQDFFKSVGKDFREFSYPSLSFSSWRSINLFTDASWSSSSVSCGLGFIATALAKSCLQDLWVAARILHFLLRLRLSILRLTIASLKTGFLIEFSVIAQVSLAYSNTSTAVWRGAFNLAIDSLKIKLLNFPCSDFKSIPRSDNLIADALANFGRSNPHLSLFDQGLDRPRWLEDLCRSLHFFF, from the coding sequence ATGCACCTCCCGGATTCAACTCTCGATCAGATCTCTAAACTTGCCCGAACCTTTCTCTGGAGTAATGGCAGCAATGTTCGTTGCTTTCACTCTATTGGTTGGTCGGTTACTACACTTAAAAAATCTGAGGGGGGGCTTGGTCTCAGAAACCTTAGGCTTGTTCGGCACTCTCTTATGGCCAAAAACATTTTTGCTATTTTAAATTCTGATTCAAAGATCTGGGTGGATATTTTCAATCACAAATATTCAAATTGGCATCCTTGGTCTGTTGTCTCTCCTTCTAAATCCTCTtggttttttaaatcaatttctcGCTCTGCTCAGTGTTTAAAAATGCATCTTCGTATCCTTAGAGCTAATCCTAATGATTTGGACTTGTTGAGGGATCCTTGTCTGTTGGACCTTCCTATCTTGTTTAAGCCAACTTACCTTAACATGGACTTTAACTTTGATAATTTGCACTTTTCGGGCCTCTTTCTGGTGGACGGCATTAATACTCCCCTTTTTCACAACATCTTTGGCCACAACATTGACTGGGATTGGATCAATACCATCAGGTTTGATCTTAATTCCCATAACCACTGGGTTTGGGGGCCCTCCTCCCATTTTTCCTCAGTTGCTGCTGCTGTTTATGATTGTTTGATCTCTTTTGACATTAGCCCTTGGTCAGGCTGGAACTGCATTTGGAAACTTTGTATTTTGCCTCGCACTAAGACCTTTATTTGGAAGCTTGGCCACGGCAAACTCCCTTCTGGTGATTATCTTTATAATCTTAATATTGGCCCTCCTTCTCTGTGTCCATTCTGTGGTCTGGCTCCTGAGACGGCTTCCCATATCATTTGGAACTGCTGTAAAATTTATCCTATCTGGGAGTTTCTCTGTGCTACTTTCAATTTGGATCCAATTATTATCTCTGGTTTTTGTTCGAGTAACTGGCTCACCTCGAGAATTAGCTCTATGTTTTCTAATGATTTTTTCAAAGCTCTTATTGCCACTATTGCTTGGATTATTTGGAAAGATCGTTGTAATCTTATCTTCAAAAACTGGCAACCCAAATTCCATACCATCTACTCGCGTGCTTGGCGCCTCTGTCAGGATTTCTTCAAATCTGTCGGCAAAGATTTCAGGGAGTTTTCTTACCCCTCTTTATCCTTTAGCTCTTGGAGATCTATTAATCTTTTCACAGATGCATCTTGGTCTAGCTCTTCTGTGAGTTGTGGCTTGGGCTTTATTGCTACAGCTCTGGCCAAGTCTTGCTTGCAGGATCTGTGGGTAGCTGCTCGGATTCTCCATTTTCTGCTGAGATTGCGGCTATCCATTTTGCGCTTGACCATTGCATCTCTAAAAACTGGCTTCCTAATCGAATTTTCTGTGATTGCCCAGGTATCTCTGGCTTACTCAAACACTTCGACAGCTGTGTGGCGTGGCGCTTTCAACCTAGCTATTGACAGTCTCAAGATCAAGCTTCTCAACTTCCCATGTTCGGATTTCAAATCTATACCCCGTTCAGACAACCTGATCGCAGATGCTCTCGCAAACTTTGGTCGTTCAAACCCGCATTTATCTCTTTTCGATCAGGGCTTGGATCGTCCCCGTTGGCTCGAAGACCTCTGCCGGAgtcttcattttttcttctaG